The DNA window ATTAGTGAAGTTATAGTCCTAAGATTTGataattatgaattattttatatcaCTAAACAATTACTCATCACTTTGCACACAAAAGGAATTCAGAGAATTacctttcatttcatttgctgAAGCACAGTTTTGAAACTTGATTTCTAAGGATTTAATGATAAGTAGGCTTGCTGCTCTGAGGATTACATGATCTGGACCAGGGACACGCTCATGTGCAAGTTGAACTTCATCTCCACCGAAGAAGGGAGGTTTTCCATGGACAGACAATGTCCTCAATAAGCCCAAATCCACAGCTTGCAAAACAGCATCAGCTAAAGCCAACATGTCTACACCTAAATGCTGATCTGGTGGCATCAGGGCAGGGCCAGATCCCCGACACAGATCTTCACCCACTTTCCAGAGAAGGCACTTTTTGATGAATATGATGAACCTCCTTTTGACAAAAGCCTGAACGGGCCAGGTAATAACACCTAGCACACAAGAgggtttcaaaaataaaatcctctGGCAAGTGAAATGTAGCTTCAGATGGACTCTGGAAGCTATAAGAAGTTCAAGCAATTCCAGGGAACATATcaagctatttattattttagaggtATCTTGGCAGCTTTCAAAATGCTGAGAAAATAAGGAATTGTAAAAAACTTCAAAAGCAGTGTCAAAAAGAGTCAGGAACTGCTTTAAAATTTCTGCAATGATAAAAACAGTAATattaacaacaagaaaaacaaaggtttcttaaaacacaatttacaattcaatttttataaatactatCACTTTACACGATGAAAAATGGATTTGgattatttcactcatgtgaacaAGTGAAGATACATAGGATAACGGCTAATAAGAAGAGGAGGattttatacacaatggaatactacccagccatcaaaaagaaatcttgccatttgcaatgacgtggatggagctagagtgaattatgctaagcgaaataagtcggtcagagaaagacaaatacacagGATTgtacttgtatgtggaatttaagaagcagaacagatgaacacgggaaaaaagaaaagaaaaggcaaaccaaaaaccagactcttaactacagagaacaaactgagggttactgggaGAGAGGTGgccagggggatgggctaaatgggtactGGGGATTCAGctgggcacttgctgggatgagcactgggtgttgtatgtaagtgatgaatcctgaattctactcctgaagccaatattacactatttcttaactaactaggatttaaataaaaacttgaaacaaatgaacaaacaaaagaataaaagctaATAATCATGGTTAATTATCCTTTTTACAAATATCAATAGCATCAGACTATGAAAGggatatataataataaagaggtttaatttttgtcttatgttttattttaaaaaggtatcttCAGTCAAAAAATTTGGAGGGAGAGTCTTTAGTTTTTCATACATGAGGACAGATCAGAtgctgtaaaataaattttaatcttcATTATAAACATCACACCCCTTGGGAGCAAAGGAATGGCATTTATGGGGGACCATAATTTGTACCTGTTTTTTGTGAACATGTGTCTTTAAAGATTtcctttattataaaagtaaGGGTCCAGAGGCAGTACACTGCTTTCTCATTTTCAGGGTATTCAGAAAGATTTGTCTTGCAAAAAGCAATCCAGGAATTACTTAATGCTATCTacgacaaaaaacaaaaagtaaagttataacataaaattttctttataattacaaattaccTATTATATACAACTCCATATAACATTTCTTAttcccttgggggaaaaaaagaaagcagagtatTTGGAAAACAAGGACACAAATATCCTAATATTCTTTAACTAAAAAATTCAATATGCCATAGAAATAAAAGCTCAACAGTGAACATGAAAATATTAGCAGTGATTACTTCTAGGTGGTAGGATAATGTGTGGTTAACGTGTGGTTATTTTGTTCTTTACACtttctcccattttccagattttctactACAAATACCACCTTtttgtatttaggaaaaaaatgttgagaaaacaaCAAGGAATTATAGCTAAAATAAATCAGTAGGTGCTTACATTTATTAACGAATTCTGAGATAAGAGAAAAATCTGatgctgtttgtatttttttttttttaatattatgctGAGGACCattcttagaatttatttatgttaaaCCTGTAAAAATGGTCTTGGTCTTCAGCAGGGGTTCCTAAATCTTTCTTTGGAGACAAGGAAGCAGGCCTACCTGCTCCTCTGAGAAGCTGAAGAAAGTTATGGACTGACTTGAAACCCATCCTTGAGGTGAAGAATCGGATTTATAATGGTTTACAACATATTTAAGACTCTAATCTTTGATATAAGTCACTATTATATTACTCCATTCTTACACTTTTGTGGATTTATGTGTTCTTAGGTGAGCAAACATTTTATTGGTACAAACATCTGAAGGGGAAAATCGAGGGCCaaagaacaattttaaagaaactataaaagaagTAACATAATTTGATTACTTATCTTACCTCTTCTCTCATTTGGAAATACAGAAGTAGTGCAAGGCACTTGGCAGCCATGTGACATAACAATTTATCCGAGTTTTGGAACATACAGGTCTATGGGAAAACAAATAAGTTTATCCACTATTGCCAAATGTTGTCAAAACTTTTGTCCTAAAAATCtgcatctaaagaaaaaaaaatccacaaaaaacaACTGGCTTACTAAGGTTGAATCGATGTCagaggattttaaaagaattgtaattatatctctgtatttttcctttgcgTGGAAGTCCGTTTCAACAGACAATATTCTGGTTATCATCACTTTGATTACTGTTAACTGAAGGAGCATGATTTCTCGGGCGCTGCATGTCGGAGAGTGTCTCTTCAAACACACAGACACTACGGAAATGGTACCCAACGTGGTGCTGGGTGGCTGGTGCCTGCCTTGGACACCATGGCGGTTCGAGCATTCTGGAGAAGTGGCTGTAGAGCAATCCTGAGCTAAAACTGCTGGGTTGAGATAAAAGATGTATTCCTGGCTCTCATTTTCAAGTGTGGCTCCCAGAAGTACCTTCTTGTAGAATTGTTCTAACACTTcaaaaaaagctttcattttgGCTGCCAAAATACATCTCATGAGAAAGCTGACGACTCCAAACTGTAAATATTAATCTTAGAAATGCGATGAATCTCTAAGAGGGTTCTTCGGTGAAacctaaaataggaaaaataatttttaaattacaagtgTTATATACATCGTAGTACAAGGGAAAGGCATCTGTTTCCACTTAATCATTAGTCTCTCAAGTTAAAGGTAAGGATGACTGcttaatttctaaaatggaaaactgGTAATAAGAACATTATTTTAAGACCATAAAAACGAAATGCATGCTTTCTATAAGATTTAAggccataaaattatttttaattttatcggAGCAGAAACTTCACCTTCCCTCTAACATTTTTCAGTGGGCCACAAGGGCTTCTCAGCCTTGGCACTGACACTCGGGACTGGATAATTTTGTTATGGGGAAGCTGGCCTGTGCCTTGTAGGTGGCATAGCAGCAttcttggcctctacccactagatgcctaTAGCACCTCCTTTGGGGGCAAACCCACTCAGGCTGAGAcccatggggctcaattccaatTCATTAACCTtcatctcaggggcgcctgggtggctcagttggttatgtgtccaactcttgatcttggctcgctcagatcatgatcccatgtttcgtgggatcgggccccatatcgggctctgtgctgacagtgtggagcctgcttgggattctctctctctctctctctctctctctctctctctctctctcaaaaataaataaataaactaagaaaaaaacacTACCTTCAATGTACAGATGAAAACCTAGTTAGATAGTTATGTGGTCAAACTATTGTGGTTATGATGATTAATTCCCAACTTCAATTTAGTGATAATATAAAGATCCTTAGTCACCGCTttcaacatttaataaaaaatttaaaaatgccatcCCAAGGAAAAAACAAGATGTTAATAAGCAAAAGTAATCCAAACGGGAGCACACTGTACTTGTAGCTGGATACAACTTTAGACATTCGGGTGTCCCTGACTCTGACACAATGGAGACCAGCAAGAGTGGGAAGAAGGGGTCAGGCATGGCTTATAAAGCAGGGAATATGGACAAtcactgatagatgaatagaacagaaaatattatGAGTAATAGGAGTATTAATGGTATTAATGTAGTTACTAAATAGCAAGATGATGAGGAAAAATAGGATCTTGGCAGAAACTAGAAATTACTGAAAATCCAATGGAATGCTGAGCCTCAGGAAATTATCTGATCCTCTGGGACTCAGTCCTTTCATAGCCTTTGAGCTATTTCACACCTTTGTAAATTGTAGATTACTGATAGCAATGCAAATAATTGTTATCTTACAACATGCAAATATAAGACTatacagtatgttaactaacttgagaataacagggaaaaaaaagaatgtaaaaaaacccCCCACTAAAACGGGGGGGGGGTATGGGGGAAGGGGGAACCCCCAAATCATGTAAATAATTGTCTGGGGAGGGGCAACCTCCCCAATCGGTGGGAAAAGCCAATTATGCTTtctatttgtaaatttatttccACATTTCTTACTCCATATAAACTCATGTGGCTCTTTAACTTTTCCTCTTTAGGCCAGTTGTGGCATTTGCCTAGTTCTTTCATTAGTTAACAAGTTAAATACAATTGCCAATAAAGTTCATTGTGTACTGGTGATGATTTTGTTGTCTGACAATCTACCCTTTAATAAACTCCAGGGCCTTGCCTCATCTGCTCTGGCCCATTTATAAATGCCCTGCCCATCTTTAACCTCAGTCATCCCTGGAGGAAACCTACTAGGAGTCCTGTCACTTACTTTGGGTTGGTCTCACTTCTACAGTATGGCCCACTGACTTGCCCCTGCCTGGTCTTTAAACCTCCCTCACTACAGGTTTCTTTCCCTGGCTTAGCTTCTAGGGCATTTCAACTCCTGATTCCTACCCTCTCCTCCACCAAGATGAACTGCCTTGTTTTTGCCCTGTAAGTATTAAGAAACCtgtaaattttaatgtaaagttATGAGTGAAACTTTGGTTAAGTTTCTCTGAATCCTCTTTTCAAACTGTGACATACATCCCACATCATTTGGAAATGTAAGTAATTATCGGTAACTTTGTTCTATCTGACAAAGTTCAGTGTTATCTGTTACCCTGAACACTGTGCTCCCAGAAAGCAAAAATGGTTAATGTTAGAACAAAGTGCTCACCACATTCCCAGATAGGACTCCCCTCCATGCTTCCTCATTGACTCCCTTGTTTCATAAAAACTcacattctctccttcttctttgaGAGGTATTCTATTAATGAACATTCTCCCTTTTGCAATAGCCTGAATAAACTTATCTTCTTAATTGTCTGGTGAGTTCCGTCTGCCACAAATCAGAAACTAGTTTTCATATTCTACTTCAAAGTCCATTTCCATTgtacttattttactttatattttagttatgACAGTAACATTTCTTCCCAATAAAACCAATAACATCTTTTACTTAAGTTGACATAAACTACTGACACTTTTGTATGTCAAATATCCTATGACAATAGACTATTTTAGGTTTTAACTAATAGCACATGTGTGagtgtattataatttttagccacaaaagaaattatttttatctcaatGCTACAACAGTAAAAACACTTCCAATAATATTTCTATATATCTTATAAGTTCTTGAATTTTTACCATGAATGAGAATAAGATTGCTGCTAATCAACCGTTTTTGACCCAGGAAAAGGGCCATTTCAGCACTCAAAACTGAAGTGGATaccagtaaatgaataaataaacaaacaaatgatcaAGTGAGCATTTCGGGGGGGATATGGGCTATTTTCTGTCATAGTGGGACCCAGGTTCTCTGGTAAGCGTGGTCGCGAGAAATCAGATCTAAAAGTTATAAACTTTCAATTAAGGAGAGACATTTTCAAAATGACTCTTTATagacagaggaaaaaacaaaagcatcaaCGAGGGCTCACACATGCCAGGCAGGTGTAGCAGGGCCAAGGACAGGCTGCCCTGAAAGGTGCCACTTTGGCACAttgattatttcaaataaaagttacttaagagaTGGCCTGTCAAGAACGCTCAGACCCTCCTCCGCTGTCCCtgccaaagcaggaaataaatctcccatgaGAGGAGTCCTCCCTGTATCAGGAGGTAGAGATACCCTTACCTCTAGAGATAGGGAATTTAGAGCCAAGAAGGCTGTATAACAACCCTTGTgactttttactaatttattcCCCCAGCCCAAATTCTctttagaattccttactaataAAAGCTCCCAAAGTTAAGTTTTTCTCTGTCCTGTTACTTCCTCACAGATTTATTGCCTCTTtgtctaaaaactataaaaaccgCTTAtcttggtcatttctttaggcGTCCCGGTCATTATTGGGCCTCTGTGCACACatcataaaactttttttctgttaatccatctcatgtaaatttaattcttagtcctgCTGGAAGGCCTTGAAGCTTGAAGGATGgaggaagaatttttccttcccttcacacGCACCAAATGAATGAAGAGGACAGATGCTAGGCTGGTTCTTCTGTGACTAAGCATCAATCTTTCCTCATGACAATGTCTTTTCAAGTACTGATGCTGGCCAAAGAAACCTGCACTGAAACAAACGTCTGTGAGCAGCCTATGGAGAATGATAGCTTTTTTTGTGAAAGGAATTATAGTATTACATGAAAGGACAAATCCTGCAAAAACGAACTAGGGGATTTGACCAACCACACTTTTTCCCCCTGAAGTGTCATTCCAAGGTTGGTACATCTCAAGCTCATTACCAGCCTGGGCTGGAGGAAGGCGTACCCCCTCAGACAAGCTTTTGAGCAAGCCATGCTAGATATACATGAGAAATATGTCTAGcttgagaaggaaacaaatattaGGAAAGGTCTGTTTGGGACAGTAAATGGGTAGTGTCTTTCAAAGAGTTTTTTTCAGAAAAGGCCTCTTGGCAGAGGAGAATGAACTCCACCACCAGACTGCCTAAGGGAATACCTAGTATAAGCATAAAATTTGCCTCCAGTCTCTCTTTTACTGTTGAAGTGCTATAAATGATTTGAATTGTGTATTCTATTCCTAATAAACTGTGTTTGtcttaatataaaaacaatatattccCACTCATCTTCACATAAAGTCGATGCTTTGGGAATAATAATTGTTAAagtttactgagtgcctactatgtaccagacactgaTCTAAGTGAGTGATAGTTTCACAACAGATTTATGAGGTGGATAATTATcatacccattttacaaataagtaaattaaggcaaggagagataaagttaaAGAgttaagtggcagagtcaggatttgaactgaCAAAGTCTGATTTGAAAGCCTGGGGTCATCCTCAAATTTTGTCTGATGCTCCAAGCCTCAGGACAATGGATGAACAGAGGAGCTCTAATAAGCTTCCAAAGCGAAAACTTTGTGAGTAAAAATTCACACAGACTAATCTTCAACACTCTCTAGATTTTCTCCCGTAATACTGTAAAGCAGAATACCTATTCTTAGAATGATTTTCACATGCTGCACAAAATCTAAACTCAAGGTCAATTACCAAACAACTTCCCAACGCAAACCAAGATTACTTTTTTCAAAAGACACTCAGCAACCAAAGGTTAAAACACTAATCAGGACATCCATTTgattgaatttttatattaaattacttTCAGAAGATACATCAAACCCAAGATGAAAAGCCAAAGTATCCACACATCATACATCAACATCAGCCCATCAACAGTTAAAGGCAGTATAAATATGAGTAATTAAGACCTTGATTTTACTTCACTTAAAATAGTTTCAACTcttcacaaaaactaactcaaaatggatcatgggcTTAAGACTTAAATAAgactttaggaaaaaagaaaaaaaataggagaaaaatatttgggaTTCAAGGTTAGGCATAAAGTTCTTAAACTTGGCTCCAAAAGTACAgtctataaaaacagaaattgataAACCAGacctcaacaaaattaaaaacttatgccCTGTGAAAGACCCTATTAAGAGTATGAAAAGACAAGCTATTGACGGAGAGAAAATATTGGCTGCTCACATATCCAACATGGCGCTAGTatctaaaaatctataaagaattgtcaaaactcagtattttaaaagataataataattagaaaatgggcaagagacatgaacaAACCTTTCCctgaagaggatatacagatggcaaataagtgcttaaaaagatgttcaaccacATCAGCCACtggggaaatataaattaaaatcacattaaatacCAGTATCattataactgaaataaaaattagtgaCACCAAATTCTGGAGAGGACATGGAGAACCAGACCACTCTTATGGTGCTGGTGAGATTATGAAATGGTACagtaactctggaaaacagtctagTAGAGTCTCTTTAAAAAGCTAACATACTCTTAACCATATGTTCCACCAgttgtgctccttggtatttacttgaaggagctgaaaacttatgtcaACACAAACACCTGCACCCAAGTGTCCACAGCAGCTTTGTTCAAAATTTCCAAAACTCGGAAGCAATTAAGAtatccttcagtgggtgaatgaataaagaaactgcGGTACATTCAGACAATCGAATCTTATTCAGTCCTAAAAAGGAAGAGCTAttgagccatgaaaagacacaaagGAACTTTCAATGCATagtattaagtaaaaaaaaatcaatgtgaaaggctatatattgtatgattccaactataagacattctggaaaaagtaaagctatggagacagtaaaaaaatcagtggttgccaggggttggggtggagggaagggatgAATAGGGGAGCATCCCtattagggcagtgaaaatactctgtatgatccTATCATGGTAGATACGTATCATTATATCTTTGCCCAAACACAGAGGATGTACGctaccaagagtgaaccctagtGTGAACTATGGACTTGGGaagtaggttcatcaattgtaacaaatgtaccactctgatggggggggggtgttgataATGCAGGGAAGGGCTATGCACGTGTGAGGGGCAGGAGGTATGTAtacaggaaatctctgtactttctgatcagttttgctgtgaacctaaacctgctctaaaataaaagatctttaaaacaaaataagaaagtaaacatGCAACTACTATATGACCTAATAATTACACACCTGGTCATTTATTCCAACAAAATGAAGacttacattcacacaaaaacctgtacatgaaagTTCACAGCAGGttcatttataatagccaaaaactggagaTAACCCAGATGTTcttcaatagatgaatggttgtcctgtggtacatccataccataCTGGAACGCTACACAGCAATAAGGAAAGAACTattgataaatataataatttggaTAGCTCTTACGTAATTAAGCCAagagaaaaaagccaatctcagaAGGTTGCATATTGTACGGCTCTactcttgaaatgacaaaattagagagatggagaagagattagtggttgccagtggTTAGGGAGGGCCCCTCCCGCTTAGCAGTAGGATTATACAGGCCGACACAAGGGATCCTTATGACCATGGAACTGGTGAGAGCAACACTAACCTGCTGTatgtgataaaattgcatagGACTAAATATACATACAGATAAATGAACAGAGGTAAAACAGGAAATCTGAACAAGATCAGTGATTGTACTAATGTCAGTATCTAGCTTCTGATACTGTACGATAGTTGTGAAAGATGCTACCATTGGAAAACTAGGAAAAGGGTACACAgtctctctctgtattatttcttacacttgcatgtgaatctacaatttctcaaaattaacaattcaattaaaaatatcataatttcaggggcacctaggtggctcagtcagttaagcatccaactcttgatctaagctcaggtcttgatctcagggtcatgagttcaagccccatgttgtgctccaagctgagcatgaagcctacctaaaaaaaaaaaaaaaaaaaaaaaaaagtagaagaagaagaagaaaatataatgattTCAGCTACAGACATCAGCCTTCTGATCCCAAGCATTAATATGCATAGAATTTCATTAATATCAACTTTATCTAAATGTAAAGATATTAGAACTTTGATTCTGAAAATTCCTAGAGTGAAAACTAAGCAGAAAGgcatttaaaatgctaaaaagtattaaaaaaaattttttttattatttgttattgggagagatacagagtgcaagcaggggagggttacagagaaagggagacacagaatctgaagcagaccccaggttCTGaagtgtcagcatagagcctgatgtggggctcgaactcaggaactgtgagatcatgacctgagcagaagtcggatgcctagctgactgagccacccaggcgcccctaaaaagtattttcttaaaaaatattcctaagtaaggggcgcctgggtggctcagtcggtcaagcatctgacttcagctcaagtcatgatcttgccattcgtgggattgagccccatgttgttgggctatgctgacagctcagagcctggagcctgctatggattctgtgtctccttgtctctctgcctgtcccctgctcatgctctgtctctctcactctctctctctctctcaaaaataaacattaaaaaaacttttttaatattcCTAAGTAAAAAATAGGTAGAAATTTTAAGTGCACAGTCTATTCATTAGAAAACATTCTGCCATCACCCAATTTCAAAATTATCAAAAACCAAGCTGCTAGTAATTTAATCCTTTTTtgtatgcagaaaataaaaacaacaacaaaaaaggtgcCACTAtctctttaggattttctttagataacctatatatttaaattcagaatacagaaaaataattactttcaTGGTCATTGTTATAAtgaaaaaatgcttttctttatatGAAAAGCTACTATAGTTTGTCAATTGACTGAAAAACTCAAAACTGGGCTTTGGCCAAATGCAACAGTAAGTTCAAATCTGATCATAGCTCCACAGGTCACTGAATCTACATTGCTCCATTAATGAAGATGCTGTGATTCTAAAGGCAGAAGTTGAGACTTCTAAACAAAGGCTATCCTTCCATGATTCTGGTTTCTGTCCCAACTAAGACAGCAATCATTATgtctaaacaaacaaatgaacgaacaaacaaataaaatgagtctAGTTAGAGTCTACAGAAAGTTCAAGGGTGATGCCAAAGTCAGAGGAGGCTGAGGAGGGTGGCTAAGGCACTGACAAGGCCTGGAACACAAAAGGAACATAGCTGGTGAACTGTGATTTCAAGAGGACCTCCCTCCCCTATAAAAGATGGACGCAGAAGGGATATCTTCCAACAGCATGTCACATGCTTTGCCCTCCTAGTTCTACTCTTCATCTTTCTCCATGTCCCAGTATTCTCCAATATTGGAAGTCCTAGgtagagcaatcaggcaagaaaattaaattaaagtatcagaattagaaaggaagaagtaaaactatctctatttgcagatgacatgacttGACATAAAGgaaatcctaaagactcaaccaaaaaaatGTTGGATCTAATCAAAGAATTCAGTGAAgctgcaagatacaaaattaaatatgagaATGAGTAGCATTTTGTTACAGTAACAACaagttttctgaaaaagaaataaagtaattgaTCCCACATGTAATagcaccaaaaataaacaaacaaaaacatttaggaATGAAtgtaactaaggaggtgaaagatctctgaAAATCACAATGCACTGATAAAAGAATTCAGAGACAAAATACGTGGAAAGGTATCTCATGTTCACgtattagaagaattaatattgtcaaaatgtcaatactactaaaagtcatctatagattcaatgccaCCCCTATTAagattccaatggtatttttttatagaagtagaaaaaacactcctaaaatttacACAGAACCACTAAAGACCCCCAAAAGCCAGaaaaaatcctaagaaagaacaaagcaagagACATTacagttcctgatttcaagctacacCATAAAGCTATAGCCATCAAAACTGGCATGAAAACaatcagatcaatgaaacagaattgagagccctGAAATAAATCCCCACATATACAGCCAACTAATATCTAACCATGGAttcaagaatattcaatggacaagacagtcttttcaataaatagtgctgagataattggatattcacatgtaaaagaatcaaATTGGATCCATATCTtacactcacaaaaattaacccaaaatgaattaaagacttagaTATAAGACCTGAAAGCATGAAACTCctataagaaaacacaggaataaagctccttgacatgggtGTTGGTAATTTTTTGGATGACtgctaaagcacaagcaacaaaataaacaagtggaactatGTCCAActaacaagcttctgcacagctgaATAAATCATCagtaaagtgaaaagaaaacctacaggatggaaaaaaatatttgcaaaccgtaCATCTGATGTCCAAAATACATAACGAACTCGTACAACTCAaccaaaaaaccacaaataatccaatttaaaaatgggcaaaggaaacaaaacaaaagcaaaaatgaactattgggacttcatcaagataaaaaccttctgcacagcaaaggaaacaatcagcaaaactaaaaggcaaccaatagaatgggagaagacatttacaaatgacatatcagataaagggttagtatccaaaatctacaaagaacttctcaaacccaaaaaacaaataatccaatgaagaaatgggcaaaagacacgagaatagacacttttcaagagaagacacccagatggttaacagacacatgaaaaaatgctcaacatcactcatcatcagggaaatacaaatcaaaaccacagtgagataccatctcacaccagtcagaatggctaaaattaacaactcaggca is part of the Neofelis nebulosa isolate mNeoNeb1 chromosome 7, mNeoNeb1.pri, whole genome shotgun sequence genome and encodes:
- the LINS1 gene encoding protein Lines homolog 1, encoding MRCILAAKMKAFFEVLEQFYKKVLLGATLENESQEYIFYLNPAVLAQDCSTATSPECSNRHGVQGRHQPPSTTLGTISVVSVCLKRHSPTCSAREIMLLQLTVIKVMITRILSVETDFHAKEKYRDIITILLKSSDIDSTLTCMFQNSDKLLCHMAAKCLALLLYFQMREEIALSNSWIAFCKTNLSEYPENEKAVYCLWTLTFIIKEIFKDTCSQKTEILKQFLTLFDTAFEVFYNSLFSQHFESCQDTSKIINSLICSLELLELLIASRVHLKLHFTCQRILFLKPSCVLGVITWPVQAFVKRRFIIFIKKCLLWKVGEDLCRGSGPALMPPDQHLGVDMLALADAVLQAVDLGLLRTLSVHGKPPFFGGDEVQLAHERVPGPDHVILRAASLLIIKSLEIKFQNCASANEMKVGLQNFMAELLTFLKPHLKPSLQPHNACEWISRVFIEQDDDMVEAARASLGIYLTLIRECKAAESLTQEKETCTHHTHEYGYNPHCIFLFLLKNIGFDASVLLDFLISSETCFLEYFVKYLKLLQKDWTDFFTICKYFDVTKSKDNINICACSPSLVQDTSSNQTELRPSAALGNHRNARASSSWVSDASSKPLNQLVMPKETPATLLADSPSPPRASQSLVDYDSSDDSEVEGTDQRSANSKQVSLHQEAVKKFQDTVGTSGDEKEVSLQPQSRPLVPKQSNILFSVDWDTVPNNVSEVGLSSKTLKCFEELQGAVYRLQKKNLFPYNPTALLKLLKRIRAIYNESMNAL